Below is a genomic region from Phragmites australis chromosome 20, lpPhrAust1.1, whole genome shotgun sequence.
TTGTGATGAAGTATGAACTGCATTTTAGTTAGATGAATGTTCCCAAATACCTCCTACTGCACGCCTTGTACTGCAGGTCATAAACATTAAGAAGGGGACATCAAAAGGAATCACAGCTGCCTAAACATGACTAGATCAGGCCCACAAGTATGAAGATATCCTTGCATTAAACAACTCTTATATTCCTTGTCTCTTTGAACCTATTCAACTTATTTAATCAGGGTTTAGTATTGCAATGAAGACAAGCTTAGCAGCATACGTGGATTATCAGTCCCTTTTGATTCACACATAGAATTATTATCTAGCCATCTAGGACACTGGACATCGTAAACAGCCCATAAAAGATGCTCCTACAACAGTCAATCTGTTGAGAAATCATATACAAAATGAAAGTTGAACACTTTCTAATACGTCGTATCATACACTAATATCACAGCCCCCAACAATCTTTTAATTCTTCttaggttcttttttttttctgcgaGAATATCGAAACATATATCTTCACTCTCTGGATTAGAAAATCTCTTACCATACGATTGTTTTACTATGCACCATTGCTCTTGGGCTTCATCAAGAGTTCAAAATCCTTTCCCCACTCTTCTAATTGTGTTCTCAGTTCTCACTATGGCAGCTTCATTTTATGCATATATAAAAGCAATGTTTCAATAGCTTTTTTGTACTGTTAACGTAATTGATTGGATGAATGTTGATGTGATAACATATCTACTCGTACCTATGAATTTCTGATTAGAATTCTTTTGTCTTCAACCTGCAACAGCTTAACTCAAAAGTTGGGGCACTGTCAAAAACCACATTAAGTTATATGAGAACTTCAGCGCCCAATGGACTCAGGGACATTACTTGATTATCTCACATTATTGATGCTTAGCAGTGCTTTTTGAAACGAATGGCAGGAGAGATGGATTAGCAGTGTAGTTGTCCGTATTTTATCAACTGCCATACTACTCACTACAAACTGTTCTGATGGTAGCTTCTTACTGTAACCTGTTTTTCGAGTTGTATTGTAAATCTGTAATTCTGTTGTATCAAATTTCATTTCGCCTCTAGTTGGTACGATAGAATGAAGCTCAGCTTGTTTGCTCATATGTTCTGGTTTATCTCTAATTGTAGAACAATTTATTGCTCATTATTCAAGTTCATAAGAACACATTCTTGAATCTTAAACATTACTCCTACATGGTTGATCAATACTAAATTTCATGAGTCAGTCATACATGCACCTTGTAGAGCTGACCATCATCTCTTTCAGCAGTAGTTCAAGCTAGTAtatggacttttttttttgtcacaagTCTTTCTGCATCGTATCTCTGGTGTAAAGTGTGGCTTACTTCTTATTTACATTGATAAGCATTTGCAACTTATGCACAACTTTTTCTTACAAGGGGAACTAATTTTGTAAGGTCATGTAAAGCCAGCAAAACCTACAAAAGAAACAAAGTCCTGTCAAGTATAATGACCCCAAGAACCTCAAGGCTTCATCTGAACAATTTCCTTGTCCGTCTTACAAGGAGTAGTCTTCATACTTCCCTAACATTTCCTtgtccacacacacacaccccgACAATTCACACTCCTTCCAAATCCTGAAGGCATCTTATCACGGCTGAGCCTGTTACAGCGATGGAAATGGACTGGTCCAGAAAGCAACATCTAACAACCAGATAATCTAGTGGAGCGAGTAACTTCATTTGTTCCTTGAATGAAGTTACCAGATAAGACAGCAAACCAGACTGCAGGTCAATCATGTAGCAAGGAAATAGTAATCAAGGAATCTTTAGTTGTATTTACAGTTCCCTCCATTCACACAGAAGATCCAAGGAAAATGAATGAAGAAATAGCATGGCATTGGGATTTGAGAAGGTAGAGTTGGATTGCCACAAATTTACTCAATACACTTGCCCATGTATGAACATCCTCTGACAGGTAAAATTCATTGTGCCAACATGAAGGCTGCGTTCGTATCGTACCGTTATCGGGAATCTGCGTGTGTACTATCTCACTGCGACAAACACTGCGTTCGTCAGATTCATCACCTTACACTCTCACCATCAGTCACTTCTATAATCCTAAAGGAAAAATATGTAGGTGGCACTTGAAATTTGAGTCATCAGTTTTTACCTTCTTTTTTGGTGGGGGATGATTAAATGATGAATACAATCTTATTTTGGCAGGGCATCTTGCAGATCGCAGTATTAGATAGTCTGAAAGAATCACACTGGATCAAGTTCATATTCAGATGTATTAGTTTTACTGATGATATGCATATGCTGAGTTACACAGAACTCAACAACTTAAACCTCGGCTGGATATATACAAAAACGAACTACTCATGACACGAACAAGGACATAGTTTGTCTGCAGTTTATGCATTAATGTCTTCTTGTCATGCTTTCTATGTGAACAGCTTCAAAGAGGACCGATGCACGTAAAATTTCTGAATATGCAATCGCCTATTACACATTTACACTGAACAGTGAACTCACAGACCCATATTTCTTTTTAGGTGGTTTTTGCTACGTAATGAAGTTATATCATCATATGTGCCAGTGCACGCCCCACATAGATCCTTGATGTCATCATATGCATAAAATCACTGACTGATCTGTCGAAACCTTCATGATGCCCCTAAGAGCTCCTTGATATCATATCCTTGCAGCTGATGCAATAGAAAATCATGTGTCAGTTACATACCATTTACTACTCGCATCATATGTGCGAGAGCACATTACTCAAAACAACCAAATACATAGATAGGTAGGAAACAGAAGTTAGGTCCCCCTATTCATGTGCAATCCTTTGCATGTCAACCAACTCATAACGTCGAGCATTTTCATCAAGAAAGATTTTACTGATAGCATGATACAGATTAGGCACACCTGAAGAATGGTTAGCAGTAATATTACTCCTGAGTTCCAAAATGCGTGTATTGTGATAGGAGTCAGAAGATTGCGGGTTTGAGCATACGAAAACCCCAATGCAACACCTGCATGCCAATCAACAAGGTTACTGGATAACAACTGCATGCTGAAAATTTGTAGTATAAACAAAATAGTAATTCTGGTAATTCGtctcaaagaaagaaaaaactactGATTGTATATGCCAATGGTTGTGACTGTTTGGTTGTGGTCATCAGATCGAATCCCACCAAGGTGTTGCATACTGTGGCCAATGTGTGTTTTGGCTACAATTTGCAGCTGTGGCTTTCATATCTTAGCAGCCAGTTTTAACTTCCTTCTTCCTATGAAAGGGCCACAAGTACGACGTGCCGCAAAATGGTCACAACTGACAACCATGTAACAAGCCAAGATGCAGTGTGGCACGCTTTGATATGGCCACGTTGGTTGGCAACTAATATGTTTGCGCACTCTGAATAAAAAGTAATTTCTATTTTAGTAGTTATATCTGCGCAGAAAATTACCAAGTATAAACAGCTGCGGAAATTGCCCAGGAGTCAGATGAGCAAGGGCAAATACACCAGCACTGACAAGTACACAAACTGGAGTAGGAAACCTGTACCCAGAGGAAACTGTTGAATACCCCAACATGAAAAATTGCAAGCTGTAACGCACCAAATTGCTACATGCAAGCATGTGAAAAGAAGTTGCTAGGGAAAAAATAGACTAAATAATGGATTTTACCACTTAGTCAAGGACGCCATTAGAAATCCTCGAAACACAGTCTCCTCCAGAAGTGGTGCTAGAACTCCAGTAATTCCCACCAAAAGGGCAGTGCTAACAGAAGAACGTTGAAATCAAGATCAAGTCCTGGTTGCCTTGTCATAGGCAACAATCCATTAAAAAGCAAAAGCAAGATAGATGATACCTGGTAGTGGATGAGCCAATCAGCGGCAATAAAAGGATTAGTGAATCAGTCTGAGACAATTAAAAGAAATATTTTCGTAAGTATGTAACGAATTGCAAGAAGCACTTGGCATAGGTTATTGCTCCACATATCACTGAGAAGTTCAAATATATAAAAAGAAAGGGAAGGCATGACTCACCacttcatttattttttctgaataaatTGAATTACAAACTAGCATTGAATGGAATTAAGATGACAAAAAAAAGTGTGAGAAATAACAACTGATGCATGGGAGGGCACGAGAAAGGTCTATTTGCTAAAGCATATAGCTTGTCTGACCTCTCTCTCTGGAGTTTCACCATTTAGATAGGTCATAGCAGCTCCGGCTAAAGCAATAGAAATTATTGCTCCAAAGAGGCCAACTCCAGCCCACAAAAGCCATCCATTTTGCAGCTTGAATGGTTCTTTAATGTCTGAAAATAAACAGAACTATTGCATAAACAATACTTCTCCCATGATCAAAAGGTTGTAACAGAAACTACTCATCATGAATAAACTTTGAGAAGAAGCACCCATGAAAAAGAGGATGTCTTAGACTTCTCAATTACAATTTACAAGGTAATTCATGTTCTACGAAAGTGGCACAAAACTTTTCATGACAAAATAGCTTTCATACTTGCACAAGAACAAATTTGTTGAGACACTAGTAACAAGATTGTGTCCTCACTCCTCACCATAACGAAATACATCATCTGGGAATGGCCGAAAGGTGTTGGTGATGCCAAATATAACGCCCAGCACAACTACTGTCACGCTACTGCACAGGACAGTACAAAAGGGAAAATGTAACCTTTTGGCAATTGGTGACGTCCATTCATTGGTGGACAAGAATCAGCTTATCAGCAAGGGGATTGAAAGGGCTTGTGCACATAAGAATATGAAAAATGTATCATACAGTTGCCCAAGAAAGAGTATTTCTGCCTTCTCATCTATGGTTGCCTCCACAGCTTTAAATCCCGTGTATTGCAAAACCGATTGCTCAATCAATCCTGTAAGAACAAAGCTGTCTAAAGAACACTCAGAATGCTTTCTTCAATATTTAGTACAATTAAACATGCTAAACTTACTGTAAATAACTGGAACTTTAACTGAAAGAACATTATACTTTTCAAACCAAATGAAAGAGCGTTATAAATTTATAATGTTTATCTGGTGCAAAAGGATATGGCTTACCTTACCCCGCAGCCTACCATGGCGAGCACAACGGTTTGCCACTCCCATGGCACATCCCACCGGCGAAGGATCGGCCACTCGCCCGAACTCTGCTTATGTTCAGATAATGTCACAAGCTCCCCACCACGAAAATATCGCATGAAAGTAAGGAATAGCCACAATTCAACTGAACTCCAGAAATGTCCAAAGATTCAACTACACACATTGCACTTATTCCCTACAGTTTATCCTGATGCATTCTACTAAAGAATATATCTTCGTTACTATTTCTGGAAGCTGAGTTCTGCACGTAACAGCCTGTCTCCCTGCTTTGCTACTTGCTAGTGACTACCGGAGCAGTACCTGTTTTCAGGAAGTTCTAAAGAAATGATACGGCTGAAGATCACCTTATCGGAAGGCGGGGGCGGCTTGTTGTTGCCGTTGTATGAGAGACACGCGAAGCCTCCGTCCCTCCTCCACCGGCCGGTCACCGGCGGCCGCAGCAACCGCTGCTCTGCTCCTGCTGCTACGCGGCCAATTCTTGGAGAGGGGAATGGCTTCCTGTGCTTGGAGAGGAGGACGGGTCTACACTGGAgcggccggaggaggaggagagagagctgcggcgacgacgaggaggaagaagccatCGGGAATATGCGTTTTGCTCTCTGCTCATCGATGGGGAAGCCGCATATCGATGGTGAAGTCTCGCGGTTTCGCAGAGATAAGGTGAGGGCTCTTCTGTAAATTACATAAAAATCCAAGGTGGACAATAAAATTTGTAAAGCTAGCCCTATTCATGAATATTGCTATACCGCGGGGTCCAAAGTGCAAAAAAATTACAACCCATCCTCTCGTAATACCCGACGCTtgtggcggcggcgatggcgacgtCGGCGAGCACGTCCGGCGAATGGCTGACAGGCGCCCTGAAGGAGCTTCGGGAGCGGAAGGGGAGCGCGCTGGAGCTCGACGCCGACCTCATCTCGGGCCTCGTCTCCTTCTGCGAGCTCGCGCCGCCCCCTGACGCCGCCGACTACCTCGCGGTTCGTGCGCCACTGCCCAACCCTTAAAACGATGCGTGGCTTGCGCGATTAGTCTGGCGTGGCACTTTAAATTCTGATCGGAGCTTGTCTTGTGCGCGCGTGCGTGGCGCGGCGGCCTGATCTGATCGCCGGAAGTGTGTTGTTCTTGGATTAGGGTTTGTGCGATTTCAGCTCGGTGAAAATTGCTTGTTTTAAATAATATGATCGTCTCTGTTGTCACTTTTGGTGGGAAGTTTGCTGCGCTACGTCGCTACCAAATTGCTATGCTGTTGGGGTTTGGGTTTCTGTGGATTTCGTTGCAAGGAGAGGACGATGAATGATCGAAGCGCCTCATCCTCAGCTTGGAACAAGCTTCATGTTACTTGGAGATGTTGGACCTGTTGTCTCTAATGAGTAGAACTTAGTGCTTCGATGAACTGTTTCATCATGAATGAAATTTTATAACCTGATGCAGTTTGTAAGCACGATTGAGTGTCAAGTCTGTTGCTTAAGATGTGTGTCTGCATGTTCTCTGCAACTTAATGCTTGGGTCTGTTAGTGTCAGGTTGAGCCGAATATTATTAATTTCTTTTCTATGTTCTTACACAAATTTTAGTGCAGGATATTTATCAAATAAGCCATCTGTTTTCATTAAGGCTTAATACGATGGCAGATGACTATTTCTACTGCCATTTTGCATTGCCTTCTCTTGTTGATGAAAAATCATGTGCTGCTTGTCTCTTGTCTGATTGACACGCACGTATTATTCTCTCAAATCAAGGTTTCTGCATGTGTTGCAGTGTATGATGAAAATGCGTTGCTTTCTTGCGAACATCGGCTTGTAAGTTGCAACGGTTTGATTTATAACTTTACATATCTCTTGCTGTGCATCTCAAAGTTGGAAGGGTGAACTATACACACTCAGTCCAAATACCCATGAGGCCATGTTAATTGAATGTGCCCTTagtgtatattttttttcttttgcttgaaACTACTTTTCTCAATCTGGCACTTTGCATTATGAGAAATCTCAAGTTCCATTACTTCATTTTATTTTGGTGCATGTATTTCATACAGCTTGTTTCCGAGTCACACCATTACTATCATATTTATACTATGCACAAATGAATGTGGAAACCGCTGTAGCTTAGTTGACATAAGCATTGATCATGGTATGCAATTTTGAATGGTGCAGAATATTATTGGAGTAGAAGCTGCTCAGGACATTATTCAGGAGTACTTGCGGAGGAGGCGTTATATTGATTCCTCAAATGGAACTGAAAGCTTGCAATCGTCTAACCTTCAGCCTTATGTGAAGCCATCTGCTGATGCAGCGACTACACAAACAAAgaaacaaacacacacacaaaaagatGCAGCATCTTCTTCTAGTCAGAGTTCCAAGAGCCAATCAGAAACTGCAGAACCCCAACTTGCCTCCAAGAGAGGTTCAAAAAAGAAAGGAGTAAAGGCCATCTCCCTCATTGAGGCAGCGAAGGGTTCTATTGTCTTCAAGCAGGGGAAACCTTGTTCATGCCAAGCGCGGCAGCACAACCTTGTTAGCAACTGCTTATCATGTGGCAAAATTGTGTGTGAACAAGAGGGCGAGGGACCCTGTAGTTTCTGTGGTGCACTTGTCTTGAAGGAAGGAAGTACATATGCTGGTTTAAGCGACGCCGGACTTCCTCTTTCGGAAGCAGAAGCTGCAGCTGAAGAATATGCAAAGAGGCTTGTTGACTATGACAAAAATTCTGCAGCAAGGACCAAAGTTTATGATGATCAAAGTGACTATTATGAAATGGAGGGAAACAGTTGGCTCTCTTCAAAGGTAAACTACATTGGATTTGTTCTACATCATAGTTCCATTTATTTCCTCATCCATATACGCACATATTTAACACATTTCCATCCATTGATCTTTGCTGTGGCTTTGCTAAACCTTAACGACTATGGATATTCATACTGAGAACTTGTTATCTATATGCACACACTACATTAATCCTGATATAAGAATCACTTCATATTATAAGATTCGTGGCAGAGTATTCTTTTTTTAGACAATTTTAATGATTTTCACAGAACTGATTCTGTTTCTGACCGTAACGAACTCATAATTATTATCCCTAACATCATATGTATCTGTAAGAACATGTAACGTCATGGATGGGACAAGAAGTTACTGTATGGCTATTTTGAGATATTGACATGTTCTAAATGAGCTACGTTCAAGAATATTTACTGTAGTTACCTATTTTTTACACTCCAGGAAAAGTCAGTCTTAAAGAAGCAGCAAGAGGAAGCTCAGGAAGCAGCTGAAAGCCAAAAGGGGAAAGTGATTGTTACATTTGATTTGGTGGGCCGTAAGGTAATTACTTGTTCCTGCTGGACAGCATCTAGTGGCTTAGTTGAATTATCGTCTAGAAGCTTCAGCAAAACATTTGAATGCAGACATAATTTTGCAAGTGTTTTCTGCAGGTGATTTTGAACAAGGATGGAGCCACTGAGCTGGAATCTGAGCACCCAATCTTGAGACCATCTGAAGAGAAGGATCAGAGCCACCGCATACCGCCCAACCCCACAATCAGAGAGCAACCAGTGTTCATGGAAACGGGTCCGGTGAAGCTGAAATCTGACAGAGTAAAACAAAGTAAGAGACTTGGCAAGAATGGCCTGTGCCTGGAAGTGACCGGAAGGCTGCAGCATGATGACAAGGACTTGCAGGGCATTCTGAGTGGCAAGATGAAGAAGGGTGATCGCCTGACATACAGTTCCTTTGGTCAAGCGCGTGAAGGGGATGACTACGAGTGCTCCCAAGATTTTGATTGAGTTTTACCTGTGAATCGTGATGGGTTGGTTGCTGGGTGCAGTAGCACATTTTCCTACTCGTGTGGTAACTTGtcgaggttttttttttacatcgaAAGGAGGTAATCTTGAAGCGGCCTGTACAATTGATGTGATTCCCATCCAACGTTATTGCTAGTTTGGACCTAATTCTATGCAAATATGGGGGTGTCACTTTTTGTCCTTTCATTTTGCCCTCACAGTTCATCCTTTGTTCAGGGTAGTTTATGTGACAGTATTTGGGGTTAGGTAATCTCGCATGCTCCTATTAGGAAGGGGTGCGTGAGGGTGAAGGTTTATGCTGATATTTTGATAGACAAGATGTTCTATCATTCAACTTCATGGTAAATAGGAACAGGACAGGGACTTGCTATATGTCAATCACCTGGTCCAATGCTACCGTTGGATAAGCATCCGACGACACAATCTTTTTCCTCCTAGCCATGCTCTCTCGGGGAATATAACTTTTTACCGCTTTGCCGAATGACGCACGTCAAAATAACATTCTACTGGATTTGGCAAAAAGTTATACCCCCCTCTCTCACACACAATAACCTCATGTTCTCTCTGTATAGCTCTCCCACCATTGGCCTATGTTTCGATGTCCTGTCTCTATCGAGCCGTTGGTTAGTCGCCCTAGCAGTCAGCTCTAGCCACCGCCCTCCTGTCACTCACGGTCTTGTAGGCGTCGCTATCCCGGCCATCCTCTAGGCCTGACCCCACTTAGACCCCGAACACTAACCTCGCTGGTAGCGTGCAAATGGCCGGCCGTGGAGCCTGATCCGGCGATTTTCGATCTATTTAAGACTAACAAATATCGTGCGAGCTTCCCTCTTGTTCGATTAGGAAGGCCGCTTGCGACTCAGCCTGGCTCCCATGTCGCCTTCATGCTCTTCCTCTTCCGTCCTCGCCCTGTAATCTGCTCTGTCGGTCACCATCACGCTAACCCGGTGTTGATTTGATGCCCCGTTGTCCGCCTATATAACATATCACTTAAAATCCGTTTATTGTTAAACTTATCCATAGGACGAGCTTACATACGTATATCATACCTCTTACATTTTTATCCTTGTTTAGTGTAAAAGGATTAATTCAGATGTGCTATATTTGAAACGCAAAGGCTTATAAGCCGACCCTAACTTATCTAAACTACCAAGATAATACTAAATTCACTACACTGAAACACTTAGACTACATGGGTTGAAATCAGAAACACTAATTGGCTAGGGTATTACATTCCCCACTTCAGGGCTGACGCCCTCGGTAGCTTACCGCGTACACGGCAGATGAATACCAAGATCTTCCCTCAGTGCCACGGCCATGTCATGTCATGTTCACGAGCCGAAACACATGCACTTGTGCAACGAAAGTTAGCTCTAAATACTATCTGTAACACCTCATCTTCAAAATTTACTTACATCACAGCCCACCTGTAGGATGGATCCGCATATACATAACACATCTGTTACATTTTTATCCTCATTTCATGTAAAAGAATTAAtctaaatatattatatttggAACTCGAAAGAAGGTTataagttgatcctaatatatCTATACTACCAATGTGTTACTAGGGTTTGGCTTACCGACCGAGCtacggcggtaaccgaaaagttgcagttaccgcggtaaccggtcgaaaattcaaaaaaattcggacaaaattcatttggcaaaatttgaaatttgggaaaaaaatcgcgattttagccgctcggtaaccggtcggtttggaccggttaccgagcggtttttgcgatttgtcaagcgattttctcgaattttccgtattgtcggtaaccgctcggttttctcgattttcagtgaagttcaacaaaaaatccaaaaattatctcaatcttgtaaaatcaataactaattcatctgatcttccaatcaagtgaaacaaattttgttggttttcctgtaacatgatctacatgataaaagtatttatactcataaaaaagttcaaaattttctgtgaaaaattgtatttgttaaaccaagttaaataaatagtttactctttactaatccaaaaatcatgaaactaattttgttagtcttcttacatgatcctatgtcttttaaaaatacatgaactcatgaattagttattgtaacatgcaggattgtgtaaatgtgttgcgactagattaattcataactgacccatcacacctcaaaaattagtgaaaccacttttattagtttatttatactatgatttacgtagaaaaaaataatagtagacatgaaaaattaGGAGactgtcattttcatagttagTTTAAATGTAACATCCTAATTTTTAGCcaaaaatcaaatttcaaaattgGTTCAAAAGATATTATTTCAAGTATTctttcaaatcaattcaaaccaaaatctcaaaacctttccttttcttctcttattGGGCTCAATTCCTCCTGGCCCGGCCaccctctctttttctttctttctttttctctggcCCGACCTaactttctttccttttcctccAACCAGCCTAGCCtgcctctctcttttctcttcagCGATTCGGCCCAGCCTGGCAGGTCGtcgtcttcctcttcctcccgcgCCCGCCACTCACGCTTGCACACGTGCTCATGCCTGAGCTCACCAGCCATTGGACCCTCCACCTAGCCGCGACACCAcccaaccaccaaccaccgccATCATTGCCCCGTGCTGCTAGCGATGTCGCTGTTCACACTGCCATTTCGCTGCTCCTTTGCCACTGCCACCACACACGACAACCGCGTCCAAGAGAACCACCAGCACAAGCATGTGCACGAAGAAAAACACTGTCACCTCGACTGCCAAGCTTGACCTTCCCGCTGCATGCCACGCTCGTCAAAACCACAACTTAGCCGACACTGTGTCGTCATTAACAAACGCGCACACCGTGTCGCTCGCGCAAGCGCTATCGCCGAACCCCACCATTGGCGCTGCCGCCCCTCAGTCCGCCTATAAGAGCTGACCACTCGCTTGCTCCGCACCTAACTGCCACTTGCTGAGCTCGCTAAGGCAAGCTCTGCCTgtcctctccccccccccctctctctctctctctctctctctctctctctctctcacacacacacacacacacacacacacacacacacacacacacacacacacacacacacacacacaatttCCTCTCCGACGGACGCCACCATCGATCCACCACCCAGAGCCACCACTGGCCCGATTAGACCCTGTAGCAAGCTTCACTGAGCTCCCCTCAACCCTCCTAGCCCCTCTGTTCAGCCTCCCGCCCCTCTCCTGAGCTACCACCATAGCTGCCATGGCCGTTGTGCCACTTCCCCATCGCCGACCGCCGTCAATGGCTCACGGGCCAAGCCAAGCCCGGATAAAGATTCCCCTCACCCCGTGCATGCTCCTTATGCCTAGAAACTAGACCTGAGACCTTATCCACACGTTTCCCGTGTCGACCACCGTCACCCCCACCCCTGGCATGAAATTGGTCCGGTAACGACAATCACTGCCGATGACATGCCCCGTCATCACCTCCATCGTGCTGAGTTGGTCCCAGTGAGCCGTTCCCCACCCCAAACAGAGGCCAGGAGCCACCGACGGTGAGCTCTCCGGTGATCTCCCTCTGTGAATCCCCTCGGCACCACCGCCCTAACGCCGCCCGATGACCACCCTCCCTCGTGCCACCACGTGTCATCCACATCTGTTGCCACCTCGGCACCACACCAGGACTGGCCCCACTCCCTTAACCTAGTCAGCTGCCATGTCACTTGGTTCACATCCCCGGACCACTATGGACCGTAGACCAAAGCCCACAACATAGTagccattttctttttcttgaaaatctGATTTTCCAAAAAATATTCTAGGGAATAttctccctttttctttttctcaaattaaattgcCGATCAACTTTGGAAGCCCATATCTCCtccatttcaactccgattttgatgattcttccATCAATATTCaactaaattcaaatcttatctatTCAAACTAgtttcatttttctttcaaatttatttgtatttatttgtgttgtttgtgtgCCGCGCTTTAGAGACCAAAGTGTTCGAGGAGGAGCCGGGAACACAGGACTTTGAGCAGGACCCCCTCTAGGACTTTGACGGAGGAAGTCTCAATCTGTTTCCctcattgatcatattgaacctatattttatcACCATAATCCATAGTAGCTGTTTTCCACCGAATACCGAGTCAAACGACTACCATACATAGCATAGAGCTGGAAGCAGCAATTGCATGAAGTATTACTTGTTGGCTTATGTAAAACTGTTGATCTAGTTATGACTTATTGTAGATTAGCTGGCCTATTTGTGATCAACCTCAATATGACCTTGATAACCGTAGGATATTCGTCTCGGTTACCT
It encodes:
- the LOC133901389 gene encoding uncharacterized protein LOC133901389 isoform X2, which produces MTYLNGETPERETDSLILLLPLIGSSTTSTALLVGITGVLAPLLEETVFRGFLMASLTKWFPTPVCVLVSAGVFALAHLTPGQFPQLFILGVALGFSYAQTRNLLTPITIHAFWNSGVILLLTILQLQGYDIKELLGAS
- the LOC133901388 gene encoding uncharacterized protein LOC133901388, with amino-acid sequence MATSASTSGEWLTGALKELRERKGSALELDADLISGLVSFCELAPPPDAADYLANIIGVEAAQDIIQEYLRRRRYIDSSNGTESLQSSNLQPYVKPSADAATTQTKKQTHTQKDAASSSSQSSKSQSETAEPQLASKRGSKKKGVKAISLIEAAKGSIVFKQGKPCSCQARQHNLVSNCLSCGKIVCEQEGEGPCSFCGALVLKEGSTYAGLSDAGLPLSEAEAAAEEYAKRLVDYDKNSAARTKVYDDQSDYYEMEGNSWLSSKEKSVLKKQQEEAQEAAESQKGKVIVTFDLVGRKVILNKDGATELESEHPILRPSEEKDQSHRIPPNPTIREQPVFMETGPVKLKSDRVKQSKRLGKNGLCLEVTGRLQHDDKDLQGILSGKMKKGDRLTYSSFGQAREGDDYECSQDFD
- the LOC133901389 gene encoding uncharacterized protein LOC133901389 isoform X1, which encodes MASSSSSSPQLSLLLLRPLQCRPVLLSKHRKPFPSPRIGRVAAGAEQRLLRPPVTGRWRRDGGFACLSYNGNNKPPPPSDKSSGEWPILRRWDVPWEWQTVVLAMVGCGVSFVLTGLIEQSVLQYTGFKAVEATIDEKAEILFLGQLSVTVVVLGVIFGITNTFRPFPDDVFRYDIKEPFKLQNGWLLWAGVGLFGAIISIALAGAAMTYLNGETPERETDSLILLLPLIGSSTTSTALLVGITGVLAPLLEETVFRGFLMASLTKWFPTPVCVLVSAGVFALAHLTPGQFPQLFILGVALGFSYAQTRNLLTPITIHAFWNSGVILLLTILQLQGYDIKELLGAS